A stretch of DNA from Pseudonocardia hierapolitana:
GAGGTCGGTCACTACCCCAGAAACCCTTGCGGCAGCGGGACGAGCAGCAGCTCCCCGAACACCAGCAGGATGAACCCGGTGGTGGCCGCCGCGGCGAGCACCGCGACCAGCGGGCGGACCCCGAGCAGCCACATCAGCAGGAACAGCAGCACGCCCATCGTCAGGGCGAACCCGAGCGTCTCGGCCAGCAGCAGATAGCCGACGACGAGGCCGAGCACGGCGAGCGCACGCAACCGGCCCTGCACCGTGACCCCGGCGTCCGGGTCGGCCGAGACCCGGTTCCTGTCCAGCGCCCCCCGCACCACGAGCACCAGCCCGAAGAGCACGAGGAGCGAACCGACGATGCCCGGGAAGAGCGCGGGGCCGGGCTGGCCGTCCGGGAGCTCGGGGAAC
This window harbors:
- a CDS encoding tripartite tricarboxylate transporter TctB family protein, whose protein sequence is MTVEPTSAPTTGVPWRHDLVGGLLAAALGAAVVLHVRTFPELPDGQPGPALFPGIVGSLLVLFGLVLVVRGALDRNRVSADPDAGVTVQGRLRALAVLGLVVGYLLLAETLGFALTMGVLLFLLMWLLGVRPLVAVLAAAATTGFILLVFGELLLVPLPQGFLG